The Bacteroidia bacterium DNA window ATTTCCCATAACCGGAAGATTTAAGCAATGATACAAAACCGGAAGGGGAAGTGCAAGGGATGCAGAATAGAGACCTGAAATAAAAAAAGTTTACAGAGACTCTAAAAAGGATTAAAGATGAAAAACTACACCAACCCCTTCTCCACCAAATACTCCGCGATCTGAACCGCATTTGTAGCGGCACCCTTGCGGAGGTTGTCAGACACCACCCACATGTTAAGGGTATTGGGCTGGGTTTCGTCGCGGCGTAATCTTCCAACAAAAACTTCATCCCTGTCGTACGCGTCTATGGGCATCGGGTATTTTAAATTCCTTATATCGTCTACCACTATTATTCCCGGCGAAGATGCCAATAGTTGCCGTACTTCTTCGAGGTCAAAATTCTTTTCAAATTCTATATTCACACTCTCGCTGTGCCCGCCCATCACCGGCACCCGCACGGTAGTGGCCGTAACACGAATAGTATCATCACGCATGATCTTCTTCGTTTCATTCACCATCTTCATCTCCTCTTTCGTGTAGCCGTTGTCCAGGAATACATCAATTTGCGGAAGCAGATTCAGGTCAATGGGATACGCATAGGCCATTTCTCCCTTCACTCCTTTACGCTCGTTCATTAGCTGATCCACCGCCTTCTTGCCTGTTCCTGTCACGCTCTGGTAGGTTGAAACTACAATGCGCCTGACCTTATATTTCTGATGAAGGGGGTTCAATGCCACCACCATTTGAATGGTGGAGCAATTCGGATTAGCAATGATCTTATCCTCTTTCCCCAGCACATCCGCGTTGATCTCCGGCACCACCAGTTTCTTGGTGGGATCCATTCGCCAGGCGGAGGAGTTATCCACCACTGTGATGCCTGCCGCTGCAAACTTCGGCGCCCACTCGGTAGAAGTACCGCCCCCAGCAGAAAAAATAGCGATGTCAGGTTTGCACCTGATCGCCTCGTCCATCCCAATAACCTTATACGTCTTGCCTTTGAATGTTACCTCCTTCCCTACACTTTTTTCGGAGGCTACAGGAAAGAACTCCATTACGGGGAAATTTCTTTCCTCCAGCACTTGCATCATTTTGGTACCTACGAGCCCGGTAGCTCCTACAACGGCGATTTTCATGAATCTTGTTTTAATTCCTTACATAAAAAAACCCTTCTTTACGGGAAGGGCCTCTATGACATATACCATGTACAGGTCCTACCCCGGAGGAAAGGCTTTCTTACACTTTTTATACATCATCGTACTCATTTCGACGGCAAATATCTATTATTTTCACCTCACGGCAAAAAAATTCAGACCTTTAATAAGCCATGAGAAAGATCTTCTGCCCCATCCTGCTCCTCACACTTCTTTATTGTTCCTGCGAAACCCCGGTTCAACAGAACGAGGTCTCCGGAGACCGTAAACCGGAAGTATTTGAAAAAGACGGTAAGTACGGCTTCCGTGATTCGCTGGGAGTGATCATCCCTGCCCGGTACGACTTCGCCTACGACTTTGATACCAGCCTTGTTACGGCAGTAACCGATAGTTCCGGCTGGAGCATTATTGACCGGAAAGGGAACTACCTTCTCACTCCGGTGGTGTATGATAATGGTCCTGATTACTTCGAAGAAGGACTCGCCCGCTTCATTGACAATGGCAAAATGGGGTTTTTTAATACCCGCGGACAGAAAGTGATTCCCGCCAACTGGGATTTCGCCACTCCCTTTAAAGCCGGACTTACCAGCGTATGCCTGGGCTGCTCCCAGGTTCCTATTGATGAGGAACATTGGAAAATGGAAGGCGGCAAATGGGGAATGATGGATAAAACCGGGAAAATGGTGATTCCGGCAGAATACCAGGCCTTGCTGCACTTCGACAACGACTCCATTACTATTCAGCAGGATGGCAAGTGGTACAAAATGCATATCCGGAAGCCGGAGCGCATTCCCATTAAGGCACCCTATTAAAAAAGCCCCGCGGGTTTCCGCAGGGCCGGGCAGCATGGGAATGTTTCCGTATCACCAGTTAAAACACACGCTGTAATTGCTTTTAGATTTTTTCATGCCCGTGCGGTGGCTGAGGTTATAACATATGCGCTTCCAGGTTTTTCTCCGCTTGAATTTCTTTGCCCCGCCATTGTAATTACCGGCATAATTATTCCCGTAATTTTCACGCTTTGACTTCTTGATTTTATCACAATCCGGGCAGGGTTTCTCTTGTTGCTCCTCTTTATTCACCTGCGGCTGCTCTTCGTTCCAGTCCTGCTGATTTACCACATTCCGGTCGTTGTTATCCTCATTGTTCACCGGATTATTATTTACATTGAGAATCTGCTGCTGCATCTGTTGCGGAAGCGGATTCTG harbors:
- a CDS encoding aspartate-semialdehyde dehydrogenase translates to MKIAVVGATGLVGTKMMQVLEERNFPVMEFFPVASEKSVGKEVTFKGKTYKVIGMDEAIRCKPDIAIFSAGGGTSTEWAPKFAAAGITVVDNSSAWRMDPTKKLVVPEINADVLGKEDKIIANPNCSTIQMVVALNPLHQKYKVRRIVVSTYQSVTGTGKKAVDQLMNERKGVKGEMAYAYPIDLNLLPQIDVFLDNGYTKEEMKMVNETKKIMRDDTIRVTATTVRVPVMGGHSESVNIEFEKNFDLEEVRQLLASSPGIIVVDDIRNLKYPMPIDAYDRDEVFVGRLRRDETQPNTLNMWVVSDNLRKGAATNAVQIAEYLVEKGLV
- a CDS encoding WG repeat-containing protein translates to MRKIFCPILLLTLLYCSCETPVQQNEVSGDRKPEVFEKDGKYGFRDSLGVIIPARYDFAYDFDTSLVTAVTDSSGWSIIDRKGNYLLTPVVYDNGPDYFEEGLARFIDNGKMGFFNTRGQKVIPANWDFATPFKAGLTSVCLGCSQVPIDEEHWKMEGGKWGMMDKTGKMVIPAEYQALLHFDNDSITIQQDGKWYKMHIRKPERIPIKAPY